The genomic segment GATTCCCGGTGTTTTTGCTGCCGTGGTGCTTGGCTTTGGACGCGCCATTGGGGAAACGATGATTGTTTTGTTGGCCAGCGGCAATGCGAGCATTGTTTCGTGGAACATTTTTGATCTCACCCGCACCGTCACTGCCACCGTGGCGGCGGAGATGCCTGAAACCGTCGCCGGCGGCCATCATTATCGAATCCTTTTCATGCTCGGTGCCCTGCTCTTTGTGGTCACTTTCTTTTCCAACCTGGCGGGTGAACTGGTCATTCATCGATTGAAACACAAGCTGGAGGGCAAGCGATGAACCAACACTCTTCGCGTTCATTTAAAAGCTCCAGGTTCGATTTCGGCTCCTTCTTTTTCTCGGGGCTCACCGGTTTGGCCACGCTGCTGATCCTCGGCATTCTCGCGGTTATTCTGCTTAACATTCTCGTCAATGGGTGGAGCGGACTTTCGTGGCATTTTATCACGGGCGGAACAGAAAAGGACATGTTTAACACAAAGTATGCGGGCATCCTGCCGATGATTTATGGCACGGCCGCAAGGGTGATTTTGATGACTATTTTTGTCATTCCGGTGGGAGTCACCACCGCCATTTACCTTACTGAATACGCACATCACACGTCGATTTTTACACGCATCATCCGTGGCGCGGTAAACAACCTGGCTGGTGTGCCTTCAATCGTGTTTGGCTTGTTCGGACTCGGCTTTTTCATCAATTTCATCGGGCACAACATGGACAATTATTTGCGAGCTGGCAGTCCCGATCATCTTTGGGGGAAGCCGGCATTGCTTTGGGCTTCCATGACATTGGCGGTGATGACCTTGCCGGTGGTCATCGTGGCAACGGAGGAATCGTTGAAAGCCATTCCCCAAGGCATGCGCGAAGCCAGCCTGGCACTCGGGGCCACCAAATTGGAGACCATTCTAAGAATTGTTTTGCCACAGGCTTTGCCAGGCATCATGACCGGCGGGATTTTGGCAGTCAGCCGCGCCGCGGGTGAAGTGGCGCCGATTCTTTTCACTGGAGTGGCCTACTACATGGCTGACCTGCCCAGAACCATTACTGACCAGTTCATGGATCTCGGTAATCATGTTTATGTGCTTTCCACCCAGTCCACGAATGTCGAGCAGACCAAGCCGATTCTTTACGCGACAGTCCTGGTCTTGCTAATGCTGACGTTTGCGCTGAATATTATAGCAATATTTATTCGCGCCCGGATGCGGAAGAAACTGCGTGGGCTGCATTAACTGACTTATGACGGAAACCAAACCATCGAGACTTGCGGTGAACCAGACGCTGGCAGCGCAGACCACCGCGAGCATGCATGCAGGCACATCGACGCTGATCGAAACAGAAAAGCTTTCCCTCTCTTACGGCCAATCCAAGGCGCTCAAGGAGATCAGCATCAAGATTCCCGAAAAATTGGTAACAGCTTTCATCGGACCTTCCGGTTGCGGCAAGTCAACCCTGCTCCGTTGCTTCA from the Pedosphaera parvula Ellin514 genome contains:
- the pstA gene encoding phosphate ABC transporter permease PstA, whose amino-acid sequence is MNQHSSRSFKSSRFDFGSFFFSGLTGLATLLILGILAVILLNILVNGWSGLSWHFITGGTEKDMFNTKYAGILPMIYGTAARVILMTIFVIPVGVTTAIYLTEYAHHTSIFTRIIRGAVNNLAGVPSIVFGLFGLGFFINFIGHNMDNYLRAGSPDHLWGKPALLWASMTLAVMTLPVVIVATEESLKAIPQGMREASLALGATKLETILRIVLPQALPGIMTGGILAVSRAAGEVAPILFTGVAYYMADLPRTITDQFMDLGNHVYVLSTQSTNVEQTKPILYATVLVLLMLTFALNIIAIFIRARMRKKLRGLH